From a single Nicotiana tomentosiformis chromosome 2, ASM39032v3, whole genome shotgun sequence genomic region:
- the LOC104117281 gene encoding elongation factor 1-alpha-like: protein MGKEKVHINIVVIGHVDSGKSTTTGHLIYKLGGIDKRVIERFEKEAAEMNKRSFKYAWVLDKLKAERERGITIDIALWKFETTKYYCTVIDAPGHRDFIKNMITGTSQADCAVLIIDSTTGGFEAGISKDGQTREHALLAFTLGVKQMICCCNKMDATTPKYSKARYDEIVKEVSSYLKKVGYNPDKIPFVPISGFEGDNMIERSTNLDWYKGPTLLEALDQINEPKRPTDKPLRLPLQDVYKIGGIGTVPVGRVETGVLKPGMLVTFGPTGLTTEVKSVEMHHEALQEALPGDNVGFNVKNVAVKDLKRGYVASNSKDDPAKGAASFTSQVIIMNHPGQIGNGYAPVLDCHTSHIAVKFAEILTKIDRRSGKELEKEPKFLKNGDAGMVKMIPTKPMVVETFSEYPPLGRFAVRDMRQTVAVGVIKNVDKKDPTGAKVTKAAQKKK from the exons ATGGGTAAAGAGAAGGTTCACATCAACATTGTGGTCATTGGCCACGTCGACTCTGGAAAGTCGACCACCACTGGTCACTTGATCTACAAGCTTGGTGGTATTGACAAGCGTGTTATTGAGAGGTTTGAGAAGGAAGCTGCTGAGATGAACAAGAGGTCATTCAAGTATGCCTGGGTGCTTGACAAGCTTAAGGCTGAACGCGAGCGTGGTATCACCATTGATATTGCCTTGTGGAAGTTTGAGACCACTAAGTACTACTGCACTGTGATTGATGCCCCCGGACACAGGGACTTTATCAAGAACATGATCACTGGTACTTCCCAGGCTGATTGTGCTGTTCTTATTATTGACTCCACCACTGGTGGTTTTGAAGCTGGTATTTCCAAGGATGGTCAGACCCGTGAGCATGCATTGCTTGCTTTCACCCTTGGTGTCAAGCAAATGATTTGCTGCTGCAACAAG ATGGATGCTACCACCCCCAAGTACTCCAAGGCTAGGTATGATGAAATTGTGAAGGAAGTTTCTTCCTACCTCAAGAAGGTTGGTTACAACCCTGACAAGATTCCCTTTGTCCCCATCTCTGGTTTCGAGGGGGACAATATGATTGAGAGGTCTACCAACCTTGACTGGTACAAGGGGCCAACCCTCCTTGAGGCTCTTGACCAGATTAATGAGCCCAAGAGGCCCACAGACAAACCCCTACGTCTTCCACTTCAGGACGTTTACAAGATTGGTGGTATTGGTACTGTCCCTGTTGGTCGTGTTGAAACAGGTGTCCTCAAGCCTGGTATGCTTGTGACCTTTGGGCCTACTGGTCTGACAACTGAAGTCAAGTCTGTAGAGATGCACCACGAAGCTCTCCAGGAGGCACTCCCTGGTGACAATGTTGGGTTCAATGTTAAGAATGTTGCTGTTAAGGATCTCAAGCGTGGTTATGTTGCCTCAAACTCCAAGGATGACCCAGCCAAAGGGGCTGCCAGTTTCACCTCCCAGGTCATCATCATGAATCATCCTGGTCAGATTGGAAATGGATATGCACCAGTTCTCGACTGCCACACTTCCCACATTGCTGTCAAGTTCGCTGAGATCTTGACCAAGATCGACAGACGTTCTGGTAAGGAACTTGAGAAGGAGCCTAAGTTCTTGAAGAATGGCGATGCTGGTATGGTTAAGATGATTCCTACCAAGCCTATGGTTGTTGAGACCTTCTCTGAGTACCCACCATTGGGTCGTTTTGCTGTGAGGGACATGCGTCAGACTGTTGCTGTTGGTGTCATCAAGAATGTCGACAAGAAGGACCCAACCGGTGCCAAGGTGACCAAAGCTGCTCAGAAGAAGAAGTGA